Genomic segment of Peribacillus frigoritolerans:
TAAATTCATATAGGATACTTTTGATGGATCCAGTATTACCTGATTTTCTATGTCAGTTATTCCGTCTTTTTCTTCATAAATCCGTTGGCAGCCATTTGCAATAGCATAAAATTCATAAGAAATGATTCTTTTTGGGATTCTCGTGCGAACTTCGTTGGGAGAGCACATAGGGAAAAACAACAAAGGTCTCGGGATTTCTGGATCCTCTTTAATGAATCGGCAATATTTACTGTTCATTTCTAAAACTCTCCCCTTTTCTTATCTCCTATACATTTTATAAAAAGTAAGGATTATCGTGAGGACCATTTTTGAAAATTGTCTATACAATTCCTTTCGCAAAGTCATAGCATGGAGAGAAGAGAGGTGAATATTTTGCCGTTAAAAATAATGAAGTTAGCGATTGCGGCTACCTCGGTGATTAATGTGAATCCACTGATCACGCGATTATTTTATGAGGCGACTGCCACATCGACTGGTCCAACCACGCTTTCAATTGATCCAGCAAGTTTTTTCTCGGATACTGGTGATCCTGCGACTGTACTGCCTGCATTAAGTGCGGAAAACAGTTCATATGAGGT
This window contains:
- a CDS encoding DUF4183 domain-containing protein, whose amino-acid sequence is MPLKIMKLAIAATSVINVNPLITRLFYEATATSTGPTTLSIDPASFFSDTGDPATVLPALSAENSSYEVFINGVLQMEDLTTYTPGATGVGSLVITVPDGSSILAGSPIVLVVTNYAPTSDVDIAT
- a CDS encoding DUF4183 domain-containing protein, with amino-acid sequence MNSKYCRFIKEDPEIPRPLLFFPMCSPNEVRTRIPKRIISYEFYAIANGCQRIYEEKDGITDIENQVILDPSKVSYMNLFINGVLQPHDNYTVEKGKLKLNTIDIPIKGTPIILQMFII